The sequence AACATATTTCTACAAGTGACGGAAAATTACGACGGATCATCTTTGTCTAATCTTTTTCAGTGGGACAGAGGGACAGGCACCTTGTCCCAGAATAAGTTGAAACAAAATCCCTAACTTGCTATATGATCAAGTTGTCTAGCACCTACCAATCACTCTTTTTAGTTTTTTAGGCTCTGTTAAACTTGGTTGTTGAATATCTTTCCAGGATGCTCGCTTTCTGCGGGCAGACTCATGACCCACGCTTCTCCCGCACGAATCTATTTTTTGAGAGAAGAGGCAAAGAACCCACCTGCTTATATAAGAGGTGGGTTCTGTTTTAACAAGCATTATTGTTTACAATTTAAATTGAGATGCAAGTATATTAAGTTCTTTTGCCCTTTGGCAAGCTCAGTGAAAGTAGTTGCTGGGGCTGAGACCTTTCAACATATCCTATTAAAAACGAACAACCTTTTCACACCAGTAATTTTCCTGAAATTGTAATTTTAATTTGCAATTTAAAGTTAATTTTTTATCATCATAAAGAAACGTATTTATACCAGATTGTTGTGAAATATTTAATTAAACGTCTGTTTAAATGTGAGTTAACATTTACTATTCCAAAATAAATTACTGACTTTACTATGAACAGGAACCGTTTTTTACAACCGTTTAGAGAATACACATGTAAAAAAAATTAGGGACAAGGTTCCTGTCCCCTTGTCCCTCCCTTGTCCCTATACTGCATCTAATCTGTATAAAATATATAAAAATACCTCATCATCAATTAATCGAGCAATAGTACCCGATGCGAACCTCTCTTTTCTAATAAATGTTGTGAGTAGTTTTTGAATGGTTTCGATGTCTGCTTCTTTAATTAACGTTTTATCTTCAATATATTTTTGGGCCTCATCTTGCCAACTTGGCCAATCAAACCCTTCAAGTATAAATGCTTCTGAATACACCATATGTATAAAGTCGTTTACAGGATCTGCATAGTCATAAGGATCCATAAAGCTTTCAGGTGATATGGAATATTTCTTAGCATCTGATTCAAAGAATGGCAAAAAGGTAAGTAGATTTTTTATATTTTGTTTTGTGATGTTTGTTTTCATTGTTTCACCCCTCTTAGTCGTTTTTTAATCCCATTCAATCTCCTTAAAAAAGCGAGAATTTCTTTTAAATTAGCACTATATCACCTAGTATTGACGAAGAAGGTCTATGAATTAAACACACTTCTAATTCCTTTAGCAATTTCATTCATACAATCCTCTGCTTGTGGATATTCACCGATTTTATCTATAAAGGCATGATCCATACCATTGTATTGAATTAATTTTACTTTTACTCCTGATCTGGCTAGCTTTCTAGCATATGCTTCCCCTTCGAGTCTAAGAAAATCGTATTCTGCTGTAATAATTAAGGTGTCTGGTAGCCCGCTTAAATCTTCTGCTAGTAAAGGTGAAACATGTGGATGGGAGTTCTCTATTACACCTTGTAAATATAGCTCGTTAAATAGGGGGCCTGCTCCTGCAAGCGCATATACACTGCTTCTAATTAGCTCATGATTATGTAGGATCTTGTACTCTTCTATATCCCATTTATAATCTTCTGTTTCCCTATCTCCTATGTTAACAACGGGATAAATTAATGCTTGATACTTAATCATATTGGTTTGTTGCTCATGATCTAGTAAACAACATACGGTCGCTAGGTTCCCACCAGCACTATCACCCGCTACCGCTATTTGTTCTCTATCAATACCAAGCTCTTTTGGATGGTTATATACCCATGTAATCGCATCAAAGCAATCATATAATCCAGCCGGAAATGGGTTTTCTGGCGCAAGGCGATAATCCACCGATACAACGACTGCATTTGCCTTTTCTGCGAGAGCTTTACAAGGATTCTCGACCGTTTCTAGAGTTCCACCGATAAAGCCTCCTCCATGGAAATACACTACGGCAGGTAATGGAGAATCTGATACTGGAGAATATATTCTTATTGGAATATCACCATTTCTTCCAGTAATGATTAGAGCTTCTGTTCGGATTTCATGCTTCGTTACATCCTTGTTTGCCCAACCCATTTTAGCTCGCACAGCTTCAATATCGAGATCATTGTTCTCGCTCTTTTCAGTAGAACCTTGTTCAGTAGTCCGTTGCTTTTTAACATTTTCTAAAACCCTTGGATCAAAATCCCCTTCCGAATCTAGATCGGGGATTCTTTTAATCAAGATTTCTACACCAGAATCCACCTTTGTTTCCGAACTTTCTTCTAGTAAACGTACTAGGTTTTCATACTCCGTATTTTGAACAGACATACTGATTCATCCTCTCTGTGGGACATAGGGACAGGTACCTTGTCCCAGTTGCCGATAGCAAAAAACTCTCTCCCTTATTCCTTATAACTCTTTAATAGTTCAACTTTAG is a genomic window of Bacillus mesophilus containing:
- a CDS encoding DUF6508 domain-containing protein, with translation MKTNITKQNIKNLLTFLPFFESDAKKYSISPESFMDPYDYADPVNDFIHMVYSEAFILEGFDWPSWQDEAQKYIEDKTLIKEADIETIQKLLTTFIRKERFASGTIARLIDDEVFLYILYRLDAV
- a CDS encoding alpha/beta hydrolase; this encodes MSVQNTEYENLVRLLEESSETKVDSGVEILIKRIPDLDSEGDFDPRVLENVKKQRTTEQGSTEKSENNDLDIEAVRAKMGWANKDVTKHEIRTEALIITGRNGDIPIRIYSPVSDSPLPAVVYFHGGGFIGGTLETVENPCKALAEKANAVVVSVDYRLAPENPFPAGLYDCFDAITWVYNHPKELGIDREQIAVAGDSAGGNLATVCCLLDHEQQTNMIKYQALIYPVVNIGDRETEDYKWDIEEYKILHNHELIRSSVYALAGAGPLFNELYLQGVIENSHPHVSPLLAEDLSGLPDTLIITAEYDFLRLEGEAYARKLARSGVKVKLIQYNGMDHAFIDKIGEYPQAEDCMNEIAKGIRSVFNS